From Halorientalis litorea:
ACCTTCGAGGGACAGAACATCGTGGGGCAGAAACCCCACGAGATAATCGAGCAGGGGCTGGTGTACGTCCCCGAACGGCACCAGATATTCCCGGACATGACGGTCCGCGAGAACCTGCTCATCGCCCGGTCACCCATCGGGGAAGCGGGCGCGACGGAAGCGATGGCCGACCTGTTCGACATCTTCCCCATCCTCGACGAACGCGAAGACCAACTCGCGGGGACGATGAGCGGCGGGCAACAGCAGATGCTCGCCATCGCGCAGGGACTGGTCGCGGAACCCGACCTCCTGATGCTCGACGAGCCGACGCTCGGCCTCGCGCCACAGATCGTCGACGACGTCTGGCAGACGATTCAGGACATCAGCGAGGAGGGCGTGACGATAATCCTCGTGGACGAGAAAGTCGAGTTGGCCCAAGAGATAGCCGACTCGATGTACCTGATGCGCGAGGAGACGCTCACCTACCTCGGCGAGCGCGGCGAGTTCCGCGAGGCCTACGAAGAGGCTACGAGCAGCCTGATGGGCTGACCTCGCCGGAACTTTCTTGCCCCGTGGCGGGGAACGTCGTTCCATGTCCGTCGAAGAGCGGCTAGAGCGACTGGAATCGGGTGAAGAGATACGGCAACTCCGTGCGAACTACTGCTACCACATCGACCACACGAACCCCGACGAGTTCACGTCCCTGTTCGTCGACGACGGCACTATCGACTTCGGGAGTGCCGGCACCTACACCGGCCACGACGAACTCCACGAGTTCGTCGCCGACATCGTGCCCGACTACTACTCGTTCATCGTCCACATGCTCCACAACCCGATAATCGACGTCGACGGCGACACCGCGAGCGGACGGTGGTACTTCGAGGCTCCGGCCACCTCCGAGGGCACGGACATGTGGATACAGGGAGAGTACACCGACAGCTACGTCCGCGAAGACGGTAAGTGGTTGTTCGAGTCCGTCGACACTCGGTTCAACTACGTCGCCGAGTACGACGACGGCTGGGGCGAGGACTGACCGGCGGCGGTTCCGGTCGGAACTGTCTGCCGAGCGGTGTCGTGGATTTATTTGCTCCCGGGTTCCCAGTGTAGGCAGAGCATGGTATCCTTGACGAGAGAGACTGTCGCGGACGCAGTCGACACGCTCGCGGCAGAACACGACGGGACCGCGCTCCGCTTCGAGGGACGGGAGACGACGTTCGACGAACTCGCCGAGGGGAGTACCGACTTCGCCGACGGCATCGCGGCGTTGGGACACCAGTCCGGCGACCCGGCGGCGATTTGGCTCCCGAACCGTCCGCAGTGGTTCGAGTCCTACGTCGGCTTCGCCCGCGTCGGGGCACCCGTCGTGACGGTCAACACGCGGTATCGCACGCACGAACTCGAATACATGCTGGAGGACAGCGAGACGACGACGCTGGTCCTGCAGGGGCAACTGCTGACCCGGGACTTCCTCGACATGCTCCGGGACGTGTGCCCGGCAGTCGACGAGGTGGCTCCCGACGAACTGGCGGCCGCCACGGACCTCGCGCTGGAGCGTGTCGTCGTTCTCGACCCGGACGGGGACACGGACGTTCCACGCGGCGCGTACACCTACGACGAGGTCATCCAGCGGGGCCGTGACGCCGGCGCGCTCGCCGCCGACATCGACGTCTCCCCGGATGACCCCGCCACGGTGTTCTACACCAGCGGCACCACCTCCCAGCCGAAAGGCGTCATCCACGACCACGTGAGCACGGTCACCCATCCGCGCGCGATGGTCGAGTGGCAGCGCGTCGACTCGGACCACACGGGCATCGCCGTTATCCCCGTCTGTGGTGTCGCCGGCTTCGACTTCTCGTGGGCGAACCTGCTGGCTGGCACGACGCTCGTCCTCCAACCGACGTTCGACCCCGAGGACGCCGCTCGCGCCATCGAACAGCAGGAAGTCACCTACATCGCCGCCGTCGGCGAGATGTACGCGGCGATGATGGACACGGGTCGGGACCTGACCTCGCTCGAACGCGGGAGCGCGTGGCTGGTTGACCAGGACGACTTGGACGAGATAGAGGCGACGTGTGAGTTCCCGGTCGACCAGCCGTACGGCCTCAGCGAGGGACACTCTCACATGTGTCTCAGCCCGCCGGACGCCGACGCCGACGAACGGCACCGTGCCGGCGGCTACCCGATTCACGAGGACATCGAGGTGACCATCCGCGACCCGGAGACTGGCGAGGACGTGGGCACGGACGACCCCGGCGAACTCCACCTGCGCGGGTACGTCCGGATGCGCGAGTACCTCAACAAACCCGAGAAGACCGCCGAGGAGATAGACGCGGACGGGTGGCTGGCGACCGGCGACATGTGTGAAGTTGCCGACGACGGACGGATGACGTACCACTCCCGCATCGAGGACATGCTCCGCCTGCGGGGCTTCCGCGTGACGCCACAGGAAGTCGAGAGTGCCATCGAGGACCACGCGGCCGTCGAGCGGGCACAGGTCGTCGGCGTCGACAGGGGCGACGGCGAGGAAGTTGCCGTCGCGTTCGTACGCTGTGCCGACGGCCAGTCGGTCGCCGAATCCGACCTCGCCGCCTTCATGAACGAACACGTCGCCGACTACAAGGTCCCCTCCGAGTTCGTGTTCGTGGACTCGTTCCCGACGACCGAGAGTCCCAACGGCGTGAAGATACAGCGCGCGGAACTGGTCGACCGGGCGGGCAGGTTGGTGGACCCTGACCGAGGGACGTAACCGGTTGCCCCGTGGGTTTATGTTCCGCTCGGGGGGACTGACGGTATGGCCTACTCCACTGTCCAGCAGGTGCGCATCGAAGACACGACACAGGCGGGGACGATGTTCTACGTGAGCGTCCTCCGCTACCTGAACCGCGCCGTCGAGGACGTCCTCTCGGCGGTCGGGTACGGCTACGCCGAGAACCTCGAAGCGCGTGACCTCGCGCTGTTCGTCGTCCACGTCGACATCGACTACGTCGCGCCCGTCTCGCTGGGCACCGACATCGACATCACAGTCACGCCCACCGTCGACGACTCGACGATTACCTTCGACGCGACCGGACGGGCCGACGGTGAGGCGGTGTTCCGGGCGACGGAGGTCCGCGTCGCGGCGTCGCTGTCTGAAAAGGAGTCACGAGCGGTCCCCACGGCACTCGCGGACGGCCTCGCGGCGTACGCCGACTAGTCGCAGGTGGCTCACTGCGCCTCACGGTCCCACGCGTCGCCGATACCGCGTTTGCGCAAGTCGTGGCGTTGGACGTTGTTCTTCGTGTCGCTCCGGGGGAACGAGTCCACGAACTCGACGTAGCGGGGGTGTTTGAACGCCGCTAGCTTCCCCTCACAGAACGCGACCAGTTCCTCGGGCGTCACGTCGCCGTCGGCGATGACGTAGGCCTTGATGTCCTCCTCGCCGATTTCCGAGGGCACGCCGACGATGATGGCCTCCGCGACGGCGTCGTGGCGTTCGAGGACGACCTCTATCTCCTGTGCGGAGATGTTCTCGCCCATCCGGCGGAGCCAGTGGGCCTTCCGGCCGACGAAGCGGAACATCCCGTCCTCGTCGATGCGGCCGAGGTCACCGGTGTGGAGCCACAGCCCTTGGAACGCTTCGACGGTGGCTTCGGGGTGGCTGAAGTACTCCTTCATGAACGTGTGTGGGATGGCCGGGCGCAGGCAGATTTCGCCCACTTCGCCCGTCTCGACGGGGTCGCCGTCGTCGTCGAGTATCTCGAAGACGGCCCACTCGCAGTCGTCCACGTAGCCGGCGGGCTTGCCGGTGCCGTCCTCGATTGACTCGTAGTCGTCCTCGGTGAGCGTGTGGTAGGTCAGCAGGATGCCGCCGTTCTCCGAGAGCGCGTACGGTTCCACGATGTCGATGTCGAACCGCTCGTGGGCGGGGCGGGCGAACTCGGGGTCCATCGACCCGACGCCGACGCGTGCGGTGTTCTCGACGGGTCCGTCGTGGGTGCGCAGGAGCGCGCCCCAGATTCCGCCGAGCGGGTCGATGATGGTCGCCTCGTGTTCGTTGACTTGCTCGAAGAAGGCGGAGGCACTGAACCGACGGACGACGACGCTTTTCATGTCACACATCATCGGCCCGACGACGCCGAACTGCTGGCCGCCGACGTGGAACAACTGGAGGACGGTGAGGTGCGTGTCCGCGGGCGTCGCGTCGAACGCCTCGCGGTAGCGATATCCCGTCGCGACGACGGCGAAGTGGGGGAGGAGAATCGGTTTCGGGGTGCCCGTCGTCCCGCCAGTGAAGTTTATCTGTGCGGGGTCACCGGGTGCGACGTCCACCTCGGGGGGGTTACCGTCGGCGTCGAGCAAGTCCTCGAACGGGCGGGCACCGGCAAGTTCGGCCCCGCGGACGAACTCCTCTTGGACCGCCACGCCGTCACGGACAGACTGGTACTGGTCGAGACAGGACTCGTCGACGACCAGCGCGGTGGCTTCGATGTCCCGAATCGGTTGACGGAGGTCCGCCTCCTCCAAATCCGTGTTCAGCGACGCCCAGACCGCCCCGATGCGCATACAGCCGAACCACACGAGGACGTGGTCGAGGACGTTGGGCATGAACGTCGCCACGCGGTCACCCTTCCCGATGCCGAGGTCCGCGAGTGCCGCCGCGATGGTGTCCGCCTTCTCGCCGACTTCCGCGTAGGTCAACTCCCGCCCCGTCTCGCTCTCGACGAGGAACGTGTCGTCGCCGTTCTCGGCCGTCTTCGTCGCTATCAACTCCGTGACCGTGCTGATTGGGAACTCCCCCGGACGGACCGGCAGGTCCGTGGGTCTGGGCGATGATACCATAGTCCGAACTTCCCCGCCGTCGCACTTATACCTGCTTGTGAGGCACCACAGAGCCAGTTAGCACGCTATCACGACTGGTCCGGGTGCGCCCGACACAACGGTTTAGTCGCCGCCGGGAGATTGGTGTATCATGTCCGACCAGCAAGGCATGGACTTCCTCGACGGCGTCCCGAGCAACTGGGGTCGCTGGGGCGAGGACGACGAACTCGGCGCGGTGAACTACCTGACGAACGAGCAAGTGCTACGCGGGATTCGGGCCGTCGAGGACGGCGAGACGTTCGCGCTCGGCCTCCCCATCGGGCGGCCCGAGGGCGACCCAGTGTGGCCGGGCCGGGACGGGACGAACCACTACATGGACCGCGACAAGGGCCACTACGAGTCCGGAAAGGCCACCGCTCACGGCCGGGCGCAGGGGGCCGACGACGTGGTCCACATGCCGCTCCACGGGACGACACACGTCGACGCACCGGGACACATCTGGTACGACGACGAGATGTACAACGGTTTCGACGCCAACACCACGAAGGGAGGCCTCGACCGCTGTTCCGTCGACACCCTCGGCGACCACGGGATACTGGGTCGGGGCGTCCTGCTGGATATCGCGCGCCATCGCGGCGTCGAGACGCTCGAACCCGGGGCACGTATCACCCTCGACGAACTCCGGGAGTGCGCCGCGGCCCAAGGCGTCGAACTCGAACAGCGTGACGTCCCGGTCTTGCGGACGGGGTGGCTCGAACAGTACTACGACGAGGACGGCATCGACATCTACGAGGGGAAGTTCCGCGAACCCGGCCTCACCCACTCGGAGGAACTGCTGGAGTGGTTCCACGAGCGGGAGATTCCGGCGTTCGGTACCGACACCATCGCCAACGAACAGACAATCTCCGACGAGACGGGGACGCCGATTCCGCTCCACGCTGGCCTCCTGCGGGACCAGGGCGTCGTGTTCAACGAGATGCTCGACCTCTCTGCCCTCGCCGAGGCCTGTGACGAGAGCGGTCGCTACGCGTTCTTCTACGTCGCCGCGCCGCTGAAGTTCGTCCACGGCACCGGGTCGCCGGTGAACCCGCTCGCGGTCCGATAGCGCGGCGAAAAGCGCGACGCCGCGCTACTCGTCTGGGTGAGTGACCTGCTCGTCTATCTCCTGCCAGATATCGAACGCCATCGGGTTCTGTTCCTCTTCGAGGATTTCCGCGACGACGCCGGTCGCACGGCTGACGATGGCGAAGCCACGCGCCGCCGTCGGCGGGAGGTCCATGTCGAGCGTGACGGCCGCGATAGCTCCCGTCGCGTTGATGGGGAGCGTCAGGCCGGTGCGGTCCTCGAACTCCACCTGCACGTCGTGGATGATGTCGATGTGTTCGCCCGCCACGTCGGCGTCCTCGGCGAGTTCGAAGAACGTCTGTGCCCGCGGGTCCTCGGGGTCGAAGTCCGGGTGGCCGATACCGGCGAAGTTGTCGCCACGGTCCTGATAGTCGTCGACGAGTTCTTGCACGGCCGCCTCCCGGTCGTCGGCCGCGGCGAGGGTTTCGAGGTCCTCGGCGCACTCCTTCATCGTCCCGATGAACCGCGACCCGACGCCGTTGACCGCGTTGGCGACCGAGTTCTGGACCGCGTCGGGTTCGGTGACCAGCGTCAGCCGGCTCACGATGGACGACGGCGTGATGCCGTGGACCATCAGCGAGGACAACATCGCGTCGAGGACTTCCTCCTCCTCGGGGGTCGGTTCCTCACCCGTCCACATGTAGTAGAGCGTCTGGGTGAACGTCATCTCGCCCAGCACCTCGGTGGCGAGGTCCTTCTCCCGGAAGGAAATCGATTCTTCGTCGTGGTCCGACAGTCGTGACTCGAACGTACGCGACATGGGAGGGTCGAGACGCGCCCGGAGTATCAATCTTCGTGTCCCGGCCGAGATACCCTCGGTCGCACTCAGTTCGTCGAGGGGTCCCGCGTCGTGATACCGGGTTGGTCGCTCAGCGTCTCGAAGTCGTCGCTGTCGTGGAGGAAGGCGACCAGCGCGTCCTCTTCGCGGGCGAGGTCACGGACCCTTCGAATCGAGGCGACCGTCTCCTCGGTGGACCAGTTGAACGCGGTACACAGTTCCTTCTCGTAGGCGTCCCGGACGTGGGCCACGTCGGCGGCGAGAATGACGGTCTGACCCTCGACGGAGTCCAGCACGACCGACTGGTGGCCGGGCGTGTGGCCCGGCGTCGGGAGACAGACGACGCTTCCGTCGCCGAACACGTCGTAACGGCCGTCGGCCACGGTCACGTCGTAGTCGTAGGAGCGTAGCGGGCTGATGTCGTTTTCGAGGTAGAAGGTCCACTGGGTCTGGTCGGGCCACCACGCGTACCGGAGTTCGTCCTGCTGGACGACGAACTCGGCGTCCGGAAACTGGGTAATCTCGCCCGCGTGGTCGAGGTGGAGGTGTGAGAGTATCACCGTGTCAACGTCGCTCGGGTCGTAGCCCGCGTCGTCCAGTTGGGCCGTCAGCCGGTGGTCCTCGGTCATGGCCGTCATCCCGCGCATCGCCTTCATGTGGGGCGCGCCGTACCCCTCCGGGTCCTCCAGTGCCTCGTAGCTGACGCCGGTGTCGAGCAGGACCGTCCCCTCGGGGTGGTCTATCAGGTAGGCAGGGCATTTAGCGGTGTACTCGTTGCCGAAGCCGCGCATCTGGACGACTTGGCTGTAATCGAAGGTCCAGTCCGACGTGTTGAACGCAGTTACCTCTATATCCGGCATAGACGGGACAAGAGGGGGCACCCATATCATAATTGTGTCGTTCTGCCGAACGGTTCCGTAGCTGGCGGACTCGTGAATACGGCGACTGCCACTCCCGCGTGGATTTATGATACTCATCCCCCTACGGCCGACATGGAGATATCGCTCGGTAACGGGGACGCGGAGTTCCTCCACCGACTCCTCAGTAGCGTCGTGGTTCCGCGACCCATCGGCTGGATTAGTTCACGCGACGCGGACGGCCGGGTCAACCTCGCGCCGTTCAGCTACTTCACCGTCGCGAGTACCGTCCCGCCGGTCCTCGCGCTCTCCTTCGAACCGCGGGACGACGGGTCGACAAAGGACACGCCGTCGAACGTCGAAACGACTGGCGAGTTCGTCTACAACCTCGTGACCGAACCCCTGCTGGAATCCGTCGACCGGACCAGCGCGCCCCTCGACGCGGGCGAGAACGAGTTCGGCATCTCGGCCGTGACGCAAGCCCCCGCCGAAACCGTCGACGTCCCACGGGTCGCGGAAGCCGAGGCACACTTCGAGTGTTCCTTCGAGGACTCGCTGGACGTGTACGGCAACACCGTCGTCTTCGGCCGTGTCGAACACGTTCACCTCGCGGAGAGCGTCCGCGACGGCGGCGAGGTGGACGCAACGCTGGTCGACGCCGTGGGTCGTCTCGGCGGACCGTACTACACCGGCATCGACATCCTCCCGACACAACGGGACTACGACCCGGACCTCTGAGAGCGGCGGGAACGGCACGCTGAGCCGGGAGGAACGTTTATTTGACCGCGGACCTGCATACGAGAGAATGGTACACCTCACCCAAGAGCAACAGATGATAGTGTCGTCGGTCAGGGACCTCGCGGAGAGTGAGTTCGCCGAGAAGGCGGGCAGGTGGGGCGGTGAACTCCCGTGGGAGAACATCCACCTGCTCGCCGAGAACGACTTCC
This genomic window contains:
- a CDS encoding AMP-binding protein, which produces MVSSPRPTDLPVRPGEFPISTVTELIATKTAENGDDTFLVESETGRELTYAEVGEKADTIAAALADLGIGKGDRVATFMPNVLDHVLVWFGCMRIGAVWASLNTDLEEADLRQPIRDIEATALVVDESCLDQYQSVRDGVAVQEEFVRGAELAGARPFEDLLDADGNPPEVDVAPGDPAQINFTGGTTGTPKPILLPHFAVVATGYRYREAFDATPADTHLTVLQLFHVGGQQFGVVGPMMCDMKSVVVRRFSASAFFEQVNEHEATIIDPLGGIWGALLRTHDGPVENTARVGVGSMDPEFARPAHERFDIDIVEPYALSENGGILLTYHTLTEDDYESIEDGTGKPAGYVDDCEWAVFEILDDDGDPVETGEVGEICLRPAIPHTFMKEYFSHPEATVEAFQGLWLHTGDLGRIDEDGMFRFVGRKAHWLRRMGENISAQEIEVVLERHDAVAEAIIVGVPSEIGEEDIKAYVIADGDVTPEELVAFCEGKLAAFKHPRYVEFVDSFPRSDTKNNVQRHDLRKRGIGDAWDREAQ
- a CDS encoding acyl-CoA thioesterase, producing MAYSTVQQVRIEDTTQAGTMFYVSVLRYLNRAVEDVLSAVGYGYAENLEARDLALFVVHVDIDYVAPVSLGTDIDITVTPTVDDSTITFDATGRADGEAVFRATEVRVAASLSEKESRAVPTALADGLAAYAD
- a CDS encoding nuclear transport factor 2 family protein, with the protein product MSVEERLERLESGEEIRQLRANYCYHIDHTNPDEFTSLFVDDGTIDFGSAGTYTGHDELHEFVADIVPDYYSFIVHMLHNPIIDVDGDTASGRWYFEAPATSEGTDMWIQGEYTDSYVREDGKWLFESVDTRFNYVAEYDDGWGED
- a CDS encoding flavin reductase family protein; translated protein: MEISLGNGDAEFLHRLLSSVVVPRPIGWISSRDADGRVNLAPFSYFTVASTVPPVLALSFEPRDDGSTKDTPSNVETTGEFVYNLVTEPLLESVDRTSAPLDAGENEFGISAVTQAPAETVDVPRVAEAEAHFECSFEDSLDVYGNTVVFGRVEHVHLAESVRDGGEVDATLVDAVGRLGGPYYTGIDILPTQRDYDPDL
- a CDS encoding ABC transporter ATP-binding protein, which encodes MSSEPQLTVNSVDISYGDLTVVRDASMTADEGSVVSIVGANGAGKTTLLKTIAGIKEPDEGAITFEGQNIVGQKPHEIIEQGLVYVPERHQIFPDMTVRENLLIARSPIGEAGATEAMADLFDIFPILDEREDQLAGTMSGGQQQMLAIAQGLVAEPDLLMLDEPTLGLAPQIVDDVWQTIQDISEEGVTIILVDEKVELAQEIADSMYLMREETLTYLGERGEFREAYEEATSSLMG
- a CDS encoding citryl-CoA lyase; translation: MSRTFESRLSDHDEESISFREKDLATEVLGEMTFTQTLYYMWTGEEPTPEEEEVLDAMLSSLMVHGITPSSIVSRLTLVTEPDAVQNSVANAVNGVGSRFIGTMKECAEDLETLAAADDREAAVQELVDDYQDRGDNFAGIGHPDFDPEDPRAQTFFELAEDADVAGEHIDIIHDVQVEFEDRTGLTLPINATGAIAAVTLDMDLPPTAARGFAIVSRATGVVAEILEEEQNPMAFDIWQEIDEQVTHPDE
- a CDS encoding cyclase family protein, producing the protein MSDQQGMDFLDGVPSNWGRWGEDDELGAVNYLTNEQVLRGIRAVEDGETFALGLPIGRPEGDPVWPGRDGTNHYMDRDKGHYESGKATAHGRAQGADDVVHMPLHGTTHVDAPGHIWYDDEMYNGFDANTTKGGLDRCSVDTLGDHGILGRGVLLDIARHRGVETLEPGARITLDELRECAAAQGVELEQRDVPVLRTGWLEQYYDEDGIDIYEGKFREPGLTHSEELLEWFHEREIPAFGTDTIANEQTISDETGTPIPLHAGLLRDQGVVFNEMLDLSALAEACDESGRYAFFYVAAPLKFVHGTGSPVNPLAVR
- a CDS encoding AMP-binding protein, with product MVSLTRETVADAVDTLAAEHDGTALRFEGRETTFDELAEGSTDFADGIAALGHQSGDPAAIWLPNRPQWFESYVGFARVGAPVVTVNTRYRTHELEYMLEDSETTTLVLQGQLLTRDFLDMLRDVCPAVDEVAPDELAAATDLALERVVVLDPDGDTDVPRGAYTYDEVIQRGRDAGALAADIDVSPDDPATVFYTSGTTSQPKGVIHDHVSTVTHPRAMVEWQRVDSDHTGIAVIPVCGVAGFDFSWANLLAGTTLVLQPTFDPEDAARAIEQQEVTYIAAVGEMYAAMMDTGRDLTSLERGSAWLVDQDDLDEIEATCEFPVDQPYGLSEGHSHMCLSPPDADADERHRAGGYPIHEDIEVTIRDPETGEDVGTDDPGELHLRGYVRMREYLNKPEKTAEEIDADGWLATGDMCEVADDGRMTYHSRIEDMLRLRGFRVTPQEVESAIEDHAAVERAQVVGVDRGDGEEVAVAFVRCADGQSVAESDLAAFMNEHVADYKVPSEFVFVDSFPTTESPNGVKIQRAELVDRAGRLVDPDRGT
- a CDS encoding N-acyl homoserine lactonase family protein; translation: MPDIEVTAFNTSDWTFDYSQVVQMRGFGNEYTAKCPAYLIDHPEGTVLLDTGVSYEALEDPEGYGAPHMKAMRGMTAMTEDHRLTAQLDDAGYDPSDVDTVILSHLHLDHAGEITQFPDAEFVVQQDELRYAWWPDQTQWTFYLENDISPLRSYDYDVTVADGRYDVFGDGSVVCLPTPGHTPGHQSVVLDSVEGQTVILAADVAHVRDAYEKELCTAFNWSTEETVASIRRVRDLAREEDALVAFLHDSDDFETLSDQPGITTRDPSTN